One window of Papaver somniferum cultivar HN1 chromosome 9, ASM357369v1, whole genome shotgun sequence genomic DNA carries:
- the LOC113311699 gene encoding uncharacterized protein LOC113311699, which yields MNCFRIRPLPHARQATSIIALQSFSQSSDQEIKFYFMDEQAKKVEEAHLKLDYCYMQKQYPVMLYDSCDGCLLFKNRDFLCVRSIFVIWNPKTNEQVTITMRGSAFQVCGFYFNPHNNEYEVLLIYPSREGEIESYAFDVLSFGSKLRRNIGRYAYMPRSERPPMIINGKLYWMVDNIYSRGEVNCSTSIMTFKIRTNKLSTMHHGGGSCEEGANVGLFGKHEYMHLIEMEGKLGLCVLSDTELVLWILNPATNSWAKAHSLTLPRYYPPKYFSCWPNKLDVEVVKIKDRKLLVRQKNRLLLWDLDLNTHKLLEKKGFENDNFRPAIHTPSAVSLKTDKLIELDR from the coding sequence ATGAATTGCTTCAGGATACGCCCTCTACCTCATGCCAGACAAGCAACTTCTATCATCGCTCTGCAATCTTTTTCACAATCTAGTGACCAAGAGATCAAGTTTTATTTTATGGATGAGCAGGCTAAAAAAGTTGAGGAAGCACATCTGAAACTTGATTACTGCTATATGCAGAAACAGTATCCAGTCATGCTCTACGATTCTTGTGACGGGTGTCTTCTGTTTAAGAACAGAGATTTTCTCTGCGTGAGATCCATTTTTGTCATATGGAATCCTAAAACAAACGAACAAGTAACCATTACTATGAGAGGTTCTGCCTTTCAAGTATGTGGATTTTATTTCAATCCTCACAACAACGAATACGAGGTGCTTCTTATATATCCTTCACGTGAAGGTGAAATTGAAAGCTATGCCTTTGACGTACTAAGTTTTGGATCTAAATTACGGAGAAACATTGGCAGATACGCTTATATGCCAAGGTCTGAGAGACCCCCCATGATCATAAACGGGAAATTGTACTGGATGGTTGACAATATATACAGTCGAGGTGAGGTTAATTGTTCAACTTCGATTATGACATTCAAAATCAGGACAAATAAATTAAGCACGATGCATCATGGTGGAGGTTCCTGTGAGGAAGGTGCTAATGTTGGTCTCTTTGGTAAGCATGAGTATATGCACTTAATAGAGATGGAAGGGAAATTGGGTTTATGTGTTCTGTCCGATACTGAACTTGTGCTGTGGATTCTAAATCCCGCAACAAACAGCTGGGCTAAAGCACACTCGTTGACCCTTCCCAGATACTATCCGCCGAAATATTTCTCATGTTGGCCGAATAAGTTGGATGTGGAAGTTGTGAAGATCAAGGATAGAAAATTGCTAGTTAGACAAAAGAACAGATTGCTGCTTTGGGATTTGGATTTGAACACTCACAAGCTTCTTGAGAAGAAAGGATTTGAGAATGATAATTTTCGCCCAGCGATCCACACTCCTAGTGCAGTCTCTTTGAAAACTGATAAATTGATAGAGTTAGACAGGTAA